The nucleotide window CGCTCAGCACCGCCGGCAGCGGCGTGGTGTCGGCACGCACCAGGCGCGCGGCGCGGCGCGCCTGTTCGACGCTGTCGGCCACCACCAGGCCGATGACCTGCCCGGCGTACTCCACGCGGTCGATGGCGAACACCGGCTCGTCGTGGGCGAAGGCGGCGAGCAGCTTGTCGCCCGGAACGTCCGCCGCCAGCACCACGCTGCGCACGCCGGGCAACTGCAGCGCGGCGGAGGCGTCCACGCCGTGCAGGCGCCCGTGGGCGATGCGCGAGAGGATGGGCGCCGCGTACAGCGTGCCGCGCACCTCGGGCAGGTCGTCGATGTAGCTGGCGCCGCCCGTCACCTGGGCGCGGGCGCTCTCGTGCGGGTGCGGCTGGCCCATGGCAGGCTGGGCGCGGGGGAGGGTGACTGGGGGGGCGGGCGAGCGTGTCATGCCGGCTCCTCCTGCGGCGCGCAGTCCGCGAGCGAAAAATCCTCCAGCGAGACGGCCGCCTGGCCCTGGCTCTCCAGCCAGTAGCGCCGCACCAGGCCGGCCAGCACGGCGCTGCGGTAGGCGCCGCTGGCGCGCATGTCGGAAATCGGCGTGAACTCGGCCTGCAGCGCTGCGCCGGCGCGCCGGGCCAGCGCCTCGGTCCAGGGCTGGCCGGTCAGTAGGGCCTCGGTCTGGCGCGCCCGCGCGGGCGTGGCGGCCACGCCGCCCGCGCCGATGCTGGCGCGGCGCACCACGCCATCGGCGATGTCCAGGTGCAGGGCCAGGCACACGGCGGAGATGTCGTCGTCCCAGCGCTTGGACACCTTGTAGGCGCGCAGCAGCCCCTCGGGGGCCGGGCGCGGCACCAGGATGCGCACCAGCAGCTCGTCCGGCGCCATGGCGTTCTGGCGGTAGCCGGTGTACAGGTCTTCGAGCGCCAGCGTGCGCTCGCCGCGCATGCTGGCCAGCACCACCTGGGCGCGCAGCGCGATCAGCAGCGGCATGGAGTCGCCGATGGGCGAGCCGTTGGCCACGTTGCCGCCCAGCGTGCCTGCGTTGCGCACCGGCAGGCCGGCGAAGCGCGCGGCAAAGCGCTGCAGCTGCGGCCACTGGCGCTGCAGCGCGGCGAAGGCGTCGGTGAGGGTGACGGCGGCGCCGATGCGCAGCCCGGCGCCATCGTCCTCGATGCGGCGCAGCTCGGCGGCGCGCGTCACGTCCAGCACCTGGGCGAACTGGCGGTGCTGCTTGGTGATCCACAGCCCGACGTCGGTGGCGCCGGCCACCACCTGGGCCTGCGGGTAGGCGGCGCGCGCGGCCAGCAGCTCGGCCTGGGTGGTCGGGGCGATATAGATCCAATCGGCCTCCGGGCTTACGGAGGCAAGCGCCGCCAGCTCCAGTTTCTGTAGCAATTCGGCTTCGTCCAGCGGCGCCGGGGGCAGGCTGGCCATCTGCTGGGCGGCGTCGAGGATGGGGCGGTAGCCGGTGCAGCGGCACAGGTTGCCCGAGAGGGTTTCCTGCGCCAGCGCGCGGCTGACCGGGCGGCCCTGGCCGGTGTGGTTCTGGTACAGGGCGAACAGGCTCATCACGAAGCCGGGCGTGCAAAAGCCGCACTGGCTGCCGTGGCACTGCAGCAGCGCCTGCTGCGCGGGGTGCAGCGTGCCGTCGGCCTGCGCCAGGTCCTGCA belongs to Acidovorax sp. YS12 and includes:
- the xdhA gene encoding xanthine dehydrogenase small subunit, which translates into the protein MNSRPLTFVHRGQLVTLSHVPPDRTLLELLREDLGLTGTKEGCGEGDCGACTVVLGDAVHGRVRYQAVNACIRMAHSLNGMALWTVQDLAQADGTLHPAQQALLQCHGSQCGFCTPGFVMSLFALYQNHTGQGRPVSRALAQETLSGNLCRCTGYRPILDAAQQMASLPPAPLDEAELLQKLELAALASVSPEADWIYIAPTTQAELLAARAAYPQAQVVAGATDVGLWITKQHRQFAQVLDVTRAAELRRIEDDGAGLRIGAAVTLTDAFAALQRQWPQLQRFAARFAGLPVRNAGTLGGNVANGSPIGDSMPLLIALRAQVVLASMRGERTLALEDLYTGYRQNAMAPDELLVRILVPRPAPEGLLRAYKVSKRWDDDISAVCLALHLDIADGVVRRASIGAGGVAATPARARQTEALLTGQPWTEALARRAGAALQAEFTPISDMRASGAYRSAVLAGLVRRYWLESQGQAAVSLEDFSLADCAPQEEPA